A section of the Pseudorasbora parva isolate DD20220531a chromosome 2, ASM2467924v1, whole genome shotgun sequence genome encodes:
- the LOC137049913 gene encoding prostate stem cell antigen-like produces the protein MDLRVSFVLLLIFLTGGYSLKCYSCKPDMTGACAAKEETCSLPHNSCATTKVEASDGSTDVSYTVKGCTTDCELLTKRMSITQKVTFHCCDTDLCNAADGVYKGSFLLLLSPLLFYFLFQ, from the exons ATGGATCTGCGAGTCTCTTTCGTTCTTCTTTTAATTTTTCTCACTGGAG GTTATTCTCTCAAGTGTTACTCATGCAAACCTGATATGACGGGTGCCTGTGCAGCGAAAGAGGAGACCTGTTCACTTCCACATAATTCTTGTGCAACCACTAAGGTGGAAGCATCTGATG GGTCTACTGATGTGTCCTACACAGTCAAAGGGTGCACCACTGACTGTGAACTATTGACTAAACGGATGTCAATTACACAGAAAGTGACTTTCCACTGCTGTGACACTGACCTCTGCAATGCAGCAG ATGGCGTGTATAAGGGAAGCTTCCTCCTGCTCTTGTCTCCTCTGCTCTTCTACTTCCTGTTTCAGTGA